One part of the [Pantoea] beijingensis genome encodes these proteins:
- a CDS encoding ABC transporter permease — MRVIRDPLLWLLLLFIALLMAMPYSGPLFANWFPQLERPLYQQDSFAQLALAHIQLVMISSLFAIVIGMGAGILVTRRKGNEFRSLVETLVAAGQTFPPVAVLAIAVPVMGFGDKPAIIALLLYGLLPILQGTLAGIGAVPANAREIAEGVGMSSLQILCKVELPLAAPVILAGIRTSVIINIGTAAIASTVGARTLGSPVIIGLSGFNTAYVIQGAVLVALLAILTDRLFERLSHWLNRHAG; from the coding sequence ATGCGTGTTATCCGCGATCCATTACTGTGGCTCTTGTTGTTGTTTATCGCGTTGCTGATGGCAATGCCTTACAGCGGGCCGCTATTTGCCAATTGGTTTCCGCAACTGGAGCGCCCGCTTTATCAGCAGGATAGTTTTGCCCAACTTGCGCTGGCGCATATTCAACTGGTGATGATATCCAGCCTGTTCGCTATTGTTATCGGTATGGGGGCGGGAATTCTGGTGACACGGCGGAAAGGGAATGAATTCCGTTCACTGGTAGAAACGCTGGTTGCGGCAGGACAAACTTTCCCGCCCGTAGCGGTACTGGCTATTGCGGTGCCGGTAATGGGCTTCGGCGATAAGCCGGCTATTATTGCTCTACTGCTGTATGGGCTGTTGCCGATACTGCAGGGGACGCTGGCCGGTATTGGTGCGGTACCTGCGAATGCGCGTGAGATTGCTGAAGGTGTAGGCATGAGCTCACTGCAAATTTTATGTAAAGTCGAATTACCGCTGGCGGCGCCAGTTATCCTCGCGGGCATTCGCACCTCAGTGATAATTAATATCGGTACGGCTGCCATTGCCTCAACCGTCGGTGCCAGAACTCTGGGGTCGCCGGTTATTATTGGCCTCAGCGGCTTTAATACAGCCTATGTTATTCAGGGCGCAGTGCTGGTGGCACTGTTGGCTATCCTTACGGATCGCCTGTTCGAACGGTTGTCGCACTGGCTCAACCGGCATGCAGGATAA